The following proteins are encoded in a genomic region of Sphaeramia orbicularis chromosome 2, fSphaOr1.1, whole genome shotgun sequence:
- the LOC115435455 gene encoding multidrug resistance-associated protein 4-like yields MTAETEKTAGRSNPLAHSSCLSRLFLCWLTPLLRLGHKQTLEENDMYCVLPEDRSERLGEELQSFWDHEVKRAKRDLQKPRLTRVLIKSYGQTYAVVGLLALSLEAIKVIQPLLMGKIIFFFENYDPQDKQSLWLAYGYAAVMSLSTFGLTLLQHVYYYHIQRTGMKIRVAVCHMIYKKAVSLSSEAMAQTTTGQIVNLLSNDANRFDEILLNLHYLWLGPLQAAVIIFFLWYEIGPSCMAGVAVVTLMLPVQTWFGKLFGVFRSKTAVLTDNRIRIMNEVVSGIRIIKMYAWEKPFSALLTEVRRKEISQIMKSSYLRGLNMATFFASSKIIVFVTFTVYALLGNTINASSVFVTVSLYGTIKLTVTLFFPLAVEKLSETIVSVRRIETFLLLDEVGSRHSVLPLEEIKHPVEFHKLTCYWDKSMDAPSLQNVSFTVKSRQLLAVIGPVGAGKSSLLSAILGELPHDSGEVKVKGQLTYASQQPWVFPGTIRSNILFGKELNPQKYEQVLRACALKKDLELLPDGDLTLIGDRGATLSGGQKARVNLARAVYQDADIYLLDDPLSAVDAEVGRHLFEQCICGLLKNKCRILVTHQLQYLKAADHILVLKEGHIMAEGTYSKLEGSGFDIVSLVRSDEEQDRWSRNADLEQLSLRSTKTNRSRNSRNSHCSVSSLLPPEGAGTDHLPAEAVRTMAEEARVEGNVGSHVYVKYFTTGCSYMVLLIIVLLSIIAEVAYILQDWWLVYWAKQQVFNSTTSVVDSRNGINVTPSDEDLGLNFYLGIYTGLTVAAVVFGYARSLVIFHGLVRSAQTLHNNMFSAVLRTPVRFFDVNPIGRILNRFSKDIGQVDSLLPITFVDFYQLFLQNVGVVAVAASVIPLILIPVIPLLFIFMYLRRFYLHTSRDIKRLESITRSPVFSHLSSSLQGLYTIRAFKAGPRLQKAFDAHQDLHSEAWFLFLMTSRWFALRLDSICSVFITLTTFGSLLLRDGLQAGEVGLVLTYAVTLVGNFQWTVRQSAEVENMMTSVERVVEYTELESEPPWETEKKPPPDWPSRGVVSFNRVNFSYSVDGPPVLKDLSFTLQSGEKVGIVGRTGAGKSSMVSALFRLSEPKGKICIDGICISDIGLHDLRQKMSIIPQDPVLFTDTVRKNLDPFHQHTDEDLWNALQEVQLKSVVEELPGKLETVLAESGSNFSVGQRQLVCLARAILRKNRILVIDEATANVDPRTDELIQKTIREKFKECTVLTIAHRLNTIIDSNRILVLDNGTIQELDHPFMLLQNKEGFFYHMVQQTGPAEAAVLMEAARQATQHCGHPEAVKG; encoded by the exons ATGACTGCAGAGACGGAAAAAACAGCAGGCAGAAGCAATCCGCTGGCACATTCCAGCTGTTTATCAAGGCTTTTCTTGTG CTGGTTAACTCCTTTGCTACGCTTGGGCCACAAGCAGACACTTGAGGAAAATGACATGTACTGTGTTCTTCCTGAGGATCGCTCTGAAAGACTAGGAGAGGAGCTGCAGAG TTTCTGGGACCACGAGGTTAAGAGGGCTAAAAGGGACCTTCAGAAACCCAGACTCACCAGAGTTCTCATAAAGTCTTACGGACAGACATATGCAGTGGTTGGACTTTTAGCGTTATCATTG GAAGCCATTAAAGTTATCCAGCCACTTCTTATGGGGAAGATCATCTTTTTCTTTGAGAACTATGACCCACAAGACAAGCAGAGTCTTTGGCTGGCGTATGGTTATGCTGCTGTGATGTCCCTGTCCACGTTTGGTCTGACCCTCCTTCAACATGTCTACTACTACCACATCCAAAGAACTGGCATGAAGATTAGAGTTGCTGTGTGTCACATGATATACAAGAAG GCTGTCAGTCTTAGCAGTGAGGCTATGGCGCAAACAACCACCGGACAGATTGTAAATCTCCTGTCAAATGATGCCAACCGCTTTGATGAG ATTCTGCTCAATCTGCATTACCTGTGGCTGGGACCTCTGCAGGCCGCGGTCATCATCTTCTTCCTTTGGTATGAGATTGGGCCCTCGTGTATGGCCGGTGTCGCAGTCGTTACCCTTATGTTGCCTGTACAGACCTGGTTTGGAAAACTCTTTGGAGTCTTTAG GAGTAAAACAGCAGTCCTGACAGATAACAGAATCCGCATCATGAATGAGGTGGTGTCTGGCATCAGGATTATCAAGATGTATGCGTGGGAAAAACCATTCTCAGCTCTCCTAACTGAAGTGAGGAG GAAAGAAATCAGTCAGATCATGAAGAGCTCTTACCTACGAGGCCTCAACATGGCCACATTTTTTGCCAGCAGCAAAATTATCGTCTTTGTTACCTTCACCGTTTACGCTCTCCTGGGAAACACCATCAACGCCAGCAGTGTGTTCGTCACTGTGTCCCTCTACGGTACAATCAAGCTGACTGTCACGCTTTTCTTCCCCCTCGCTGTCGAGAAGCTGTCAGAGACTATAGTCAGCGTTCGTAGGATTGAG ACATTCCTCCTGCTGGATGAGGTCGGCAGTAGGCATTCAGTGCTACCTCTGGAGGAGATAAAACACCCTGTTGAGTTCCATAAATTGACCTGCTACTGGGATAAG aGTATGGATGCTCCGTCTCTGCAGAATGTCTCCTTCACTGTGAAGTCACGTCAACTCTTGGCTGTAATTGGACCAGTGGGCGCAGGAAAG TCATCTCTTCTGAGTGCCATTCTGGGGGAGCTACCTCACGACTCGGGGGAGGTGAAAGTCAAAGGTCAGCTCACTTATGCCTCCCAGCAGCCCTGGGTGTTTCCTGGAACCATCCGCAGTAACATCCTGTTTGGGAAAGAGCTGAACCCCCAGAAGTATGAGCAAGTCCTCAGAGCCTGTGCCTTAAAGAAg GACCTGGAGCTGCTCCCAGATGGAGACCTGACGCTCATTGGAGACAGAGGAGCAACCCTTAGCGGAGGCCAGAAGGCTCGTGTTAACCTGGCTAG AGCTGTGTATCAGGATGCTGATATCTACCTCCTGGATGACCCTTTAAGTGCAGTGGATGCTGAAGTTGGGAGACATCTTTTTGAACA GTGCATCTGTGGACTTTTGAAGAACAAGTGTCGTATCCTGGTCACTCATCAGCTGCAGTATCTGAAAGCTGCAGACCACATTCTGGTCCTTAAGGAG GGTCATATTATGGCAGAGGGGACCTACAGCAAGCTGGAAGGCTCTGGCTTTGATATTGTGTCTCTTGTGAGAAGTGATGAGGAGCAGGATCGATGGTCTCGAAACGCTGACCTAGAGCAGCTTTCGTTACGGAGCACGAAAACAAACCGCTCTCGCAACTCTCGCAACTCTCACTGCTCTGTCAGCAGCCTCctaccaccagagggcgctggcACTGACCACCTACCA GCTGAAGCTGTGCGTACGATGGCAGAGGAGGCTCGGGTTGAAGGAAACGTCGGTAGCCACGTTTATGTAAAATACTTCACTACAGGATGCAGCTacatggttttactcatcatagTGCTACTCAGTATCATAGCTGAG GTTGCGTACATCTTGCAGGACTGGTGGTTAGTGTACTG GGCAAAACAGCAAGTTTTTAACAGCACAACCAGTGTTGTTGACAGCAGAAATGGCATTAATGTTACTCCCTCTGACGAAGACTTGGGTCTCAATTTTTACCTTGGCATATATACTG GTTTAACAGTAGCTGCTGTAGTATTTGGTTATGCCAGGAGTTTAGTGATCTTTCATGGGTTGGTGAGATCAGCTCAGACTCTTCATAACAACATGTTCAGTGCTGTCCTCCGCACACCGGTGCGCTTCTTCGACGTCAACCCCATCG gAAGAATTCTGAACAGGTTTTCTAAAGACATTGGTCAGGTGGACTCTCTGCTACCTATAACCTTTGTGGACTTCTATCAA CTATTTTTGCAGAATGTCGGTGTTGTAGCTGTGGCGGCCTCCGTCATACCTCTCATCCTCATCCCGGTCATCCCTCTGCTGTTCATCTTCATGTATTTGAGGCGTTTCTACCTCCACACATCACGTGACATCAAACGTCTTGAGTctataa CTCGGAGTCCTGTCTTCTCCCATCTGTCCTCATCTCTTCAGGGATTATATACGATCCGAGCCTTTAAAGCTGGACCAAGGTTACAGAAAGCTTTTGATGCTCATCAAGACCTTCACTCAG AGGCCTGGTTTTTGTTCCTGATGACCTCCCGCTGGTTTGCACTCCGTCTCGACAGCATCTGCTCTGTATTTATCACCTTGACGACGTTTGGCAGCCTCCTGCTCAGAGATG ggcTGCAGGCTGGAGAGGTGGGGCTGGTGCTGACGTATGCCGTGACACTTGTAGGAAACTTCCAGTGGACTGTCAGGCAGAGCGCAGAGGTGGAAAACATG ATGACATCAGTGGAGAGAGTGGTGGAGTACACTGAACTAGAGAGTGAACCACCATGGGAAACAGAGAAGAAACCTCCCCCTGATTGGCCAAGTCGAGGCGTGGTGAGCTTTAACCGAGTCAACTTCTCCTACAGCGTGGACGGACCGCCAGTTCTCAAAGATCTCAGCTTTACCCTCCAGTCTGGTGAGAAG GTCGGTATTGTGGGGAGGACGGGTGCTGGAAAGAGCTCCATGGTGTCAGCTCTCTTCCGCCTGTCAGAGCCTAAAGGAAAAATCTGCATCGATGGTATTTGTATCTCTGACATTGGCCTCCATGACCTGCGGCAGAAGATGTCCATCATTCCTCAG GATCCTGTGCTTTTTACTGACACTGTGAGGAAAAACCTGGACCCTTTCCACCAACACACTGATGAAGACCTGTGGAACGCCCTGCAAGag GTCCAGCTGAAGTCTGTGGTGGAGGAGCTGCCAGGGAAACTGGAGACAGTTCTGGCGGAGTCGGGCTCCAACTTCAGCGTGGGTCAGAGGCAACTGGTGTGTCTGGCCAGAGCCATTCTGAGGAAGAACCGCATCCTTGTCATCGATGAGGCCACAGCCAACGTAGACCCAAG gacagatgaGTTAATCCAGAAGACTATACGAGAAAAATTTAAAGAATGTACTGTTCTCACAATCGCCCATCGTCTCAACACCATCATCGACAGTAACCGTATACTG GTGCTGGACAATGGTACCATCCAAGAATTGGATCATCCCTTCATGCTGCTCCAAAATAAAGAAGGTTTTTTCTACCACATGGTTCAACAGACAGGTCCAGCTGAGGCTGCAGTGCTGATGGAGGCAGCCAGGCAG GCGACACAACACTGTGGACACCCTGAGGCAGTTAAAGGATGA
- the timmdc1 gene encoding complex I assembly factor TIMMDC1, mitochondrial: protein MHPERPVTGCALQRRQADSGPEGALSTGILQGFLQSVRPFSFCFLFPRVHAADVAAAQPAQMHSSSALPSSSSSSSTSLAHISSPSTMPSIMGKPEFPDTGWDRIKDLFDRDVTQKYAEELTNVVKSGIFAAVAGFIYGGLPAARHARQRYIQVSQAEIYSSRADALRSSHNAAIRGFVRYGWRWGWRVTAFVTLFNSISTGLSVYRDKYTLSHYAAAGAVTGGLFRLNLGLRGLVAGSVIGAVLGLPVGTLIISMQSLAGETIRERRRRERRELYELKLAEWAARLKLTDDLIGDLNISTQPEETKKDIQRIQELLSLPQNETQDSSNQ, encoded by the exons ATGCACCCCGAGCGGCCCGTAACAGGCTGTGCCCTGCAGAGACGGCAGGCAGATTCGGGCCCCGAGGGGGCGCTGAGCACCGGCATACTACAGGGCTTCCTCCAGAGTGTTAGGCCGTTTTCCTTCTGCTTTCTGTTCCCCAGGGTCCACGCAGCTGATGTGGCTGCTGCCCAGCCTGCACAGATGCACTCGTCTTCAGCtttaccctcctcctcctcctcctcctccaccagtcTTGCACACATCAGCTCTCCCAGTACCATGCCAAGCATCATGGGCAAGCCAGAATTCCCAGACACAGGATGGGACCGCATCAAGGACCTCTTTGACAGAGA TGTGACACAGAAATATGCAGAGGAGTTGACCAATGTGGTAAAGAGTGGCATATTCGCTGCTGTAGCAGGCTTCATCTATGGAGGCCTGCCAGCTGCACGCCATGCCAGGCAGAGATATATTCAAGTCAGCCAGGCCGAAATCTACTCGAGTCGTGCAGACGCACTG CGTTCATCCCATAATGCTGCAATCCGGGGTTTTGTGAGGTATGGATGGAGGTGGGGCTGGAGAGTGACTGCATTTGTCACCTTGTTCAA TTCCATCAGCACAGGGCTGTCTGTGTACAGAGACAAATACACCCTAAGTCATTACGCTGCAGCTGGAG CTGTGACGGGAGGCCTCTTCAGACTGAACCTGGGTCTGCGTGGGCTGGTGGCTGGATCAGTCATTGGTGCAGTGCTGGG GCTTCCTGTAGGTACTTTGATCATCAGTATGCAGTCCCTGGCAGGAGAAACGATTCGGGAGAGGAGGCGAAGAGAACGTAGGGAACTCTATGAGCTCAAACTCGCAGAATG GGCGGCCCGTCTGAAGCTAACAGACGATTTGATTGGAGATCTGAACATCAGCACTCAGCCAGAGGAAACCAAAAAAGACATACAGAGGATCCAGGAGCTGCTCAGTTTACCACAGAATGAGACACAAGACTCAAGCAACCAATGA